From Diadema setosum chromosome 5, eeDiaSeto1, whole genome shotgun sequence, the proteins below share one genomic window:
- the LOC140229270 gene encoding RNA-binding protein 45-like, producing MSSLDRERNRSGKGPMGSASNADKPPNSRLFIICSKNQTESDLKDYFSQFGEVENVWLVKDKVTREPKGVAYVKFAKFSQAAKAMEDSDGKRVMNMTKPIKVIIANSRGSHSSKDIDEKLELTRLFVVVPNSFDDDELYKNFEEYGEIDHVTIITDKKTGANKGFGYVKFRKVSGAAKALENCDKGFKAVIAEPRKSEKRSRDDGYDREYRREDYDRLDRSDRSDYGRLDHGRYDHGRLDYGRIDVARSEYGRFSHARPESDYPMRGEYTSPPPLPRAGAPPTSFDIDSLFFPTGSALHVNVSPRLVADIVGPVSEAQIKALFGIVPGMEYCDYREEQVSWGYKGTAYIRYNTASQAAYAKQKLDNFEYPPGCPIQLKFVEDTSSTTQSAGSAYASASQPPACSVPLPPLQPCADPDSPVEERLFVICTRPLPEAIICDVFRRFGNFISYKNVHGRNYGYARFAKKESAEICLNTLHGHSVAGEKMKVLVADPEPEDRKRPRTT from the exons atgtcTTCTCTGGATAGAGAGAGGAATCGGTCTGGAAAGGGTCCAATGGGATCAGCAAGCAATGCTGATAAGCCGCCAAATAGCCGCCTCTTCATCATTTGCTCGAAGAATCAAACAGAATCTGATTTAAAGGATTATTTTAGTCAGTTTGGTGAGGTTGAAAATGTCTGGCTTGTGAAGGACAAAGTAACCCGAGAGCCCAAGGGGGTAGCGTATGTGAAGTTCGCCAAGTTCTCGCAAGCTGCAAAAGCTATGGAGGATTCAGACGGAAAGCGAGTGATGAACATGACCAAACCTATCAAG GTCATCATTGCCAACTCAAGAGGttcccacagttccaaagacaTAGACGAAAAGCTGGAATTAACGCGCCTCTTTGTCGTCGTGCCAAATTCATTTGATGATGATGAGCTGTACAAGAACTTTGAAG AATATGGAGAAATTGATCATGTCACCATCATCACAGACAAGAAAACAGGAGCGAATAAAGGCTTTGGCTATGTCAAGTTCAGGAAAGTGTCGGGCGCTGCCAAAGCATTGGAGAATTGCGACAAGG GTTTCAAAGCAGTCATAGCGGAACCCAGAAAGTCAGAGAAGCGCAGTCGAGATGACGGATATGATAGAGAGTACCGGAGGGAGGACTACGATCGACTGGACCGATCTGACCGTTCGGACTACGGCCGACTGGACCATGGCAGGTACGACCACGGCAGACTCGACTACGGCCGGATAGATGTGGCCAGGTCGGAGTACGGGCGGTTCAGCCACGCCAGACCGGAGAGTGACTATCCGATGAGAGGGGAATACACCTCTCCGCCTCCGCTTCCCAGAGCTGGCGCCCCACCTACAAGCTTTGATATCGACAGTCTCTTCTTCCCCACGGGATCAG CATTGCATGTGAATGTGTCACCCCGCCTGGTTGCTGACATCGTTGGTCCTGTTTCCGAGGCCCAGATCAAGGCTCTCTTTGGCATTGTTCCGGGTATGGAGTATTGTGACTACAGGGAAGAACAAGTCAGCTGGGGCTACAAGG GAACGGCATATATTAGGTACAACACAGCGTCACAGGCGGCATACGCCAAGCAGAAGCTGGACAACTTCGAGTACCCTCCTGGATGTCCGATCCAGCTCAAGTTTGTGGAGGACACATCCTCAACTACACAGTCAGCTGG ATCTGCCTATGCTTCGGCCAGCCAGCCACCAGCCTGCTCAGTCCCCCTGCCTCCTCTCCAGCCCTGTGCAGACCCAGACAG tcctgtTGAAGAGCGGTTGTTTGTGATCTGTACACGTCCACTCCCCGAGGCCATTATCTGTGATGTATTCAGAAGGTTTGGCAACTTCATCAGCTACAAAAATGTTCATGGTCGCAACTATGGGTATGCCCGTTTTGCAA AGAAAGAGTCGGCAGAGATCTGTTTAAACACGCTCCACGGGCATTCGGTTGCCGGGGAGAAAATGAAGGTCTTGGTCGCTGACCCGGAACCAGAAGATAGGAAGCGCCCTCGCACAACATAG